One window of the Candidatus Methanoperedens sp. genome contains the following:
- the nth gene encoding endonuclease III, whose translation MVEEKVNEIIELLKKNYSDVKIALEYSNPLELLIATILSAQCTDVRVNEVTKKLFKKYRTPLDYIKVPQEELEKDIYSTGFYRNKSKNIKKLCEILVNDFNSRVPETMEELVTLPGVARKTANIVLSGAFGKIEGIAVDTHVKRVAARLGLTNNTDPEKIEKDLMKIIPKMEWDIFALMLIQHGRQVCVAKKPRCEICFLNRVCPSAFTFG comes from the coding sequence ATGGTGGAAGAAAAGGTTAATGAAATCATTGAACTCTTAAAAAAGAATTACTCGGATGTAAAAATCGCACTTGAGTATTCAAATCCCCTGGAACTCTTGATCGCCACTATTCTTTCTGCCCAGTGTACTGATGTAAGGGTAAACGAAGTCACAAAGAAGCTATTCAAAAAGTACCGGACGCCTCTGGATTATATCAAAGTCCCGCAGGAAGAGCTTGAAAAAGATATCTACTCCACAGGTTTTTACAGGAACAAGTCAAAGAACATTAAAAAACTCTGTGAGATCCTGGTGAATGATTTCAATTCCAGAGTTCCAGAGACCATGGAAGAACTTGTCACGCTTCCCGGTGTGGCAAGAAAGACAGCGAACATCGTATTGTCAGGCGCTTTTGGTAAAATCGAAGGAATAGCGGTGGATACGCATGTGAAAAGGGTTGCAGCAAGGCTCGGCCTGACAAATAACACCGACCCGGAAAAGATCGAAAAAGATTTAATGAAAATAATTCCAAAAATGGAATGGGATATTTTTGCACTTATGCTCATACAACATGGAAGACAAGTATGCGTCGCAAAAAAGCCCAGATGTGAGATATGCTTTTTGAACAGGGTCTGCCCGAGTGCATTTACTTTTGGGTGA